Proteins encoded by one window of Perca fluviatilis chromosome 13, GENO_Pfluv_1.0, whole genome shotgun sequence:
- the tbc1d5 gene encoding TBC1 domain family member 5 isoform X1 produces the protein MQHPNFETRHPLQTDEQQETGFDPLNNFNKNHNRGSLDSSTNSQSQSTFLSYRKEWDDLFLNSNYLARIRQAGINGRLRSSRFRSVCWKLYLEALPEDKGQWINKTNELRAQYEKIKETHITNPRKAAGQQDLMVNNPLSQDEGSLWNKFFQDKELKGMIKQDVLRTFPEIRYFQDDDVRTKLTDILFCYARENEQLLYKQGMHELLAPIVFVLHCDHQAFQHASETASPSEEMKCLLNPAYLEHDAYALFSQLMETAEPWFSSYEREVRKGKEEMLTSIPFARPQDAGPSVAIVTKVNRIQDQLVKKHDVELHMHVNRLEIAPQIYGIRWVRLLFGREFPLQDLLVVWDALFADSITLDLVDYIFVAMLLYIRDALIASNFQTCLGLLMHYPPLGDINSLLQKALFLRDPKNYPRPVNYQFQQNLDYYKTRGADLMNRTRSGSSTKPAPLNINKVSSSLLSFGRKLIAPAISGGSGSISPINSEVHSSSSTSHASAASPTLPHPLAEPPSGHAVPQSQSHAQSQHYRLLKSESMPVQLSKDVVSGGVSQVSLPAQTHTDTQGQRSRTVSSSPSIESLSGGRAQSAASPPFPPSRGSDVSTSSPPLSATKKDSFFNITRSRSHSKTMGKKESEEDLEAQVSFLQGQINDLEAMSKYCARMMNAHICKIQEVILQEHLEKEDEVLVSLAGLKQVKDILKGALRFNQSQLEAEENEEISIADDHYTITAAAETALSASNDNIRRSQDSDQDGSVSTDEKEEEQAMTPPEQQVASSLGSEGKNWDDYILVCQDGDLVAAEGGGGGGGRAAAERTPPIRRGRGLVRMEPEGAAGTFHDPLMAGTTSGSSSPDEGSTHSKDSDFTIVNPNEL, from the exons ATGCAGCACCCCAATTTCGAGACCCGCCACCCGCTCCAGACAGACGAGCAGCAGGAGACGGGCTTCGACCCGCTCAATAATTTCAACAAGAACCACAACA GAGGATCTCTTGACAGCAGCACTAACTCACAGTCTCAGTCAACCTTCCTCTCATACAG GAAAGAATGGGACGACTTGTTCCTCAACAGTAATTACCTGGCCAGGATCCGGCAGGCGGGCATCAACGGTCGCCTGAGGAGCAGCCGCTTTCGGAGCGTATGCTGGAAG TTGTACCTGGAGGCTCTTCCAGAAGACAAGGGTCAGTGGATCAACAAGACCAATGAGCTCCGGGCCCAGTATGAGAAGATCAAAGAGACG CACATCACTAACCCTCGCAAGGCTGCAGGCCAACAGGACCTGATGGTCAACAACCCCCTGTCCCAGGATGAaggg AGCCTGTGGAACAAGTTCTTCCAAGATAAGGAGCTGAAGGGGATGATCAAACAGGACGTGTTGAGAAC GTTCCCCGagattcgttacttccaggatGACGACGTGAGGACCAAGCTGACAGACATTCTCTTCTGTTATGCCAGAGAAAATGAACAGTTACTGTATAAACAG GGGATGCACGAGTTGCTAGCTCCCATAGTGTTTGTGCTACACTGTGACCATCAAGCCTTCCAGCATGCCAGCGAGACGGCCAGCCCCAG TGAGGAGATGAAGTGTCTGTTGAACCCAGCGTATCTTGAGCACGATGCCTA TGCCTTGTTCTCACAGCTGATGGAGACAGCAGAGCCGTGGTTCTCCAGCTATGAGAGGGAAGTGAGAAAG GGTAAGGAAGAGATGCTGACCAGCATCCCGTTTGCACGGCCCCAGGACGCGGGGCCATCTGTTGCCATAGTGACCAAAGTCAACCGCATCCAGGACCAGCTGGTGAAGAAGCACGACGTTGAACTGCACATGCACGTCAACCGGCTGGAGATTGCCCCGCAAATCTACGGCAT CCGGTGGGTACGTCTGCTGTTCGGCCGCGAGTTCCCACTCCAGGACCTGCTGGTGGTGTGGGATGCCCTGTTTGCTGACAGCATCACTCTAGACCTGGTGGACTACATCTTTGTGGCCATGCTGCTCTACATCCGAGATGCTC TCATTGCTAGTAACTTCCAGACTTGCCTTGGCCTGCTAATGCACTACCCTCCATTAGGAGACATCAACTCCCTGCTGCAAAAGGCTCTTTTCCTCCGAGATCCCAAA AACTATCCACGACCTGTCAACTACCAGTTCCAGCAGAACCTGGATTACTACAAAACGAGGGGAGCTGACTTGATGAACAGGACAcg CTCTGGTTCCAGTACAAAACCCGCCCCCCTCAACATCAACAAGGTCTCCAGCAGCCTCCTGAGCTTCGGCAGGAAGCTCATCGCTCCGGCAATATCGGGCGGGTCCGGCAGCATCTCGCCAATCAACAGCGAGGTACACTCCTCCTCATCAACTTCCCACGCATCGGCGGCCTCGCCCACCCTGCCTCACCCGCTGGCTGAGCCTCCGTCAGGCCACGCCGTGCCGCAGAGCCAGAGCCACGCACAGTCTCAGCACTACCGCCTGCTCAAGTCCGAGAGCATGCCTGTCCAACTGAGCAAAG ATGTAGTTTCAGGTGGAGTGTCTCAGGTATCTCTCCCAGCTCAgactcacactgacacacaag GCCAAAGGTCCAGGACAGTCAGCTCCTCTCCCAGCATAGAAAGCCTCTCAGGTGGGCGGGCTCAGTCTGCCGCCTCCCCGCCTTTTCCCCCCTCCAGAGGGAGTGATGTCAGCACTTCATCTCCGCCCCTCTCTGCCACCAAGAAAGACTCTTTCTTCAACATCACTCGCTCTCGCTCCCACAGCAAGACCATGGGCAAGAAAGAGTCG GAGGAGGACCTGGAAGCCCAGGTATCGTTCCTGCAGGGCCAGATCAACGACCTGGAGGCCATGAGCAAATACTGTGCCAGGATGATGAACGCTCACATCT GTAAAATCCAGGAAGTGATTCTCCAAGAGCACCTGGAGAAAGAGGATGAGGTCCTGGTGTCACTGGCTGGACTCAAACAA GTCAAAGACATCCTTAAGGGGGCGCTGCGCTTCAACCAAAGCCAGCTGGAGGCCGAGGAGAACGAGGAAATCTCCATCGCTGACGATCACTACACCATCACGGCAGCCGCTGAAACTGCGCTGAGCGCCAGCAATGACAACATCAGGCGGAGCCAGGACTCTGATCAGGACGGGAGCGTGAGCACGgatgagaaagaggaggagcaggCGATGACCCCACCTGAGCAACAG GTGGCGTCTTCCCTCGGCTCCGAGGGTAAGAACTGGGACGACTACATCCTCGTGTGCCAGGATGGAGACCTGGTGGCCGccgagggagggggaggaggaggaggaagggctGCAGCCGAGCGCACCCCTCCCATCAGGCGAGGGCGCGGCTTGGTGCGAATGGAGCCCGAGGGTGCGGCTGGGACCTTCCATGACCCCCTGATGGCAGGCACCACCTCGGGCTCTTCCAGCCCAGATGAGGGCTCCACCCACAGCAAGGACTCTGACTTCACCATCGTCAACCCAAACGAACTGTGA
- the tbc1d5 gene encoding TBC1 domain family member 5 isoform X2 — MQHPNFETRHPLQTDEQQETGFDPLNNFNKNHNRGSLDSSTNSQSQSTFLSYRKEWDDLFLNSNYLARIRQAGINGRLRSSRFRSVCWKLYLEALPEDKGQWINKTNELRAQYEKIKETHITNPRKAAGQQDLMVNNPLSQDEGSLWNKFFQDKELKGMIKQDVLRTFPEIRYFQDDDVRTKLTDILFCYARENEQLLYKQGMHELLAPIVFVLHCDHQAFQHASETASPSEEMKCLLNPAYLEHDAYALFSQLMETAEPWFSSYEREVRKGKEEMLTSIPFARPQDAGPSVAIVTKVNRIQDQLVKKHDVELHMHVNRLEIAPQIYGIRWVRLLFGREFPLQDLLVVWDALFADSITLDLVDYIFVAMLLYIRDALIASNFQTCLGLLMHYPPLGDINSLLQKALFLRDPKNYPRPVNYQFQQNLDYYKTRGADLMNRTRSGSSTKPAPLNINKVSSSLLSFGRKLIAPAISGGSGSISPINSEVHSSSSTSHASAASPTLPHPLAEPPSGHAVPQSQSHAQSQHYRLLKSESMPVQLSKGQRSRTVSSSPSIESLSGGRAQSAASPPFPPSRGSDVSTSSPPLSATKKDSFFNITRSRSHSKTMGKKESEEDLEAQVSFLQGQINDLEAMSKYCARMMNAHICKIQEVILQEHLEKEDEVLVSLAGLKQVKDILKGALRFNQSQLEAEENEEISIADDHYTITAAAETALSASNDNIRRSQDSDQDGSVSTDEKEEEQAMTPPEQQVASSLGSEGKNWDDYILVCQDGDLVAAEGGGGGGGRAAAERTPPIRRGRGLVRMEPEGAAGTFHDPLMAGTTSGSSSPDEGSTHSKDSDFTIVNPNEL, encoded by the exons ATGCAGCACCCCAATTTCGAGACCCGCCACCCGCTCCAGACAGACGAGCAGCAGGAGACGGGCTTCGACCCGCTCAATAATTTCAACAAGAACCACAACA GAGGATCTCTTGACAGCAGCACTAACTCACAGTCTCAGTCAACCTTCCTCTCATACAG GAAAGAATGGGACGACTTGTTCCTCAACAGTAATTACCTGGCCAGGATCCGGCAGGCGGGCATCAACGGTCGCCTGAGGAGCAGCCGCTTTCGGAGCGTATGCTGGAAG TTGTACCTGGAGGCTCTTCCAGAAGACAAGGGTCAGTGGATCAACAAGACCAATGAGCTCCGGGCCCAGTATGAGAAGATCAAAGAGACG CACATCACTAACCCTCGCAAGGCTGCAGGCCAACAGGACCTGATGGTCAACAACCCCCTGTCCCAGGATGAaggg AGCCTGTGGAACAAGTTCTTCCAAGATAAGGAGCTGAAGGGGATGATCAAACAGGACGTGTTGAGAAC GTTCCCCGagattcgttacttccaggatGACGACGTGAGGACCAAGCTGACAGACATTCTCTTCTGTTATGCCAGAGAAAATGAACAGTTACTGTATAAACAG GGGATGCACGAGTTGCTAGCTCCCATAGTGTTTGTGCTACACTGTGACCATCAAGCCTTCCAGCATGCCAGCGAGACGGCCAGCCCCAG TGAGGAGATGAAGTGTCTGTTGAACCCAGCGTATCTTGAGCACGATGCCTA TGCCTTGTTCTCACAGCTGATGGAGACAGCAGAGCCGTGGTTCTCCAGCTATGAGAGGGAAGTGAGAAAG GGTAAGGAAGAGATGCTGACCAGCATCCCGTTTGCACGGCCCCAGGACGCGGGGCCATCTGTTGCCATAGTGACCAAAGTCAACCGCATCCAGGACCAGCTGGTGAAGAAGCACGACGTTGAACTGCACATGCACGTCAACCGGCTGGAGATTGCCCCGCAAATCTACGGCAT CCGGTGGGTACGTCTGCTGTTCGGCCGCGAGTTCCCACTCCAGGACCTGCTGGTGGTGTGGGATGCCCTGTTTGCTGACAGCATCACTCTAGACCTGGTGGACTACATCTTTGTGGCCATGCTGCTCTACATCCGAGATGCTC TCATTGCTAGTAACTTCCAGACTTGCCTTGGCCTGCTAATGCACTACCCTCCATTAGGAGACATCAACTCCCTGCTGCAAAAGGCTCTTTTCCTCCGAGATCCCAAA AACTATCCACGACCTGTCAACTACCAGTTCCAGCAGAACCTGGATTACTACAAAACGAGGGGAGCTGACTTGATGAACAGGACAcg CTCTGGTTCCAGTACAAAACCCGCCCCCCTCAACATCAACAAGGTCTCCAGCAGCCTCCTGAGCTTCGGCAGGAAGCTCATCGCTCCGGCAATATCGGGCGGGTCCGGCAGCATCTCGCCAATCAACAGCGAGGTACACTCCTCCTCATCAACTTCCCACGCATCGGCGGCCTCGCCCACCCTGCCTCACCCGCTGGCTGAGCCTCCGTCAGGCCACGCCGTGCCGCAGAGCCAGAGCCACGCACAGTCTCAGCACTACCGCCTGCTCAAGTCCGAGAGCATGCCTGTCCAACTGAGCAAAG GCCAAAGGTCCAGGACAGTCAGCTCCTCTCCCAGCATAGAAAGCCTCTCAGGTGGGCGGGCTCAGTCTGCCGCCTCCCCGCCTTTTCCCCCCTCCAGAGGGAGTGATGTCAGCACTTCATCTCCGCCCCTCTCTGCCACCAAGAAAGACTCTTTCTTCAACATCACTCGCTCTCGCTCCCACAGCAAGACCATGGGCAAGAAAGAGTCG GAGGAGGACCTGGAAGCCCAGGTATCGTTCCTGCAGGGCCAGATCAACGACCTGGAGGCCATGAGCAAATACTGTGCCAGGATGATGAACGCTCACATCT GTAAAATCCAGGAAGTGATTCTCCAAGAGCACCTGGAGAAAGAGGATGAGGTCCTGGTGTCACTGGCTGGACTCAAACAA GTCAAAGACATCCTTAAGGGGGCGCTGCGCTTCAACCAAAGCCAGCTGGAGGCCGAGGAGAACGAGGAAATCTCCATCGCTGACGATCACTACACCATCACGGCAGCCGCTGAAACTGCGCTGAGCGCCAGCAATGACAACATCAGGCGGAGCCAGGACTCTGATCAGGACGGGAGCGTGAGCACGgatgagaaagaggaggagcaggCGATGACCCCACCTGAGCAACAG GTGGCGTCTTCCCTCGGCTCCGAGGGTAAGAACTGGGACGACTACATCCTCGTGTGCCAGGATGGAGACCTGGTGGCCGccgagggagggggaggaggaggaggaagggctGCAGCCGAGCGCACCCCTCCCATCAGGCGAGGGCGCGGCTTGGTGCGAATGGAGCCCGAGGGTGCGGCTGGGACCTTCCATGACCCCCTGATGGCAGGCACCACCTCGGGCTCTTCCAGCCCAGATGAGGGCTCCACCCACAGCAAGGACTCTGACTTCACCATCGTCAACCCAAACGAACTGTGA